From Paenibacillus segetis, one genomic window encodes:
- a CDS encoding carbohydrate ABC transporter permease — MKLSESKRENFYFYLFIAPWLIGFLVFALYPILSSLYYSFTDYDIISKPTFVGLDNFRELFQDELFYKSIVVTLKYTFISVPLGLFLSLIFAMLINMKIPARGFFRTAMYFPSMISGVSMSLLWFWIFNPEAGIFNYILSLFGVKGPAWFLDEKFAMWALIIMTFWGVGGGMIIFLAGLQGVPASLLEAARLDGASKWKTFWSVTFPMISPVFLFQLIMAVIESFQVFTQAYVMTQGGPNYSTRFYVFNVYVSAFKDFRLGYASAMAWLLLVAILIVTVIIMKSSNRFVYYEGGRD; from the coding sequence ATGAAATTATCTGAATCCAAACGCGAGAATTTCTATTTCTACCTATTTATCGCGCCATGGTTAATCGGATTTTTAGTCTTTGCGTTATATCCAATTTTATCATCGCTGTATTATAGTTTTACGGATTACGACATTATCAGTAAGCCAACTTTTGTCGGCTTGGATAACTTTAGAGAGCTGTTCCAAGATGAGTTATTCTACAAATCGATTGTAGTAACGTTGAAGTACACTTTCATAAGTGTTCCTCTAGGACTATTCCTTTCTCTAATCTTTGCAATGCTCATTAATATGAAAATTCCAGCACGTGGTTTCTTCCGTACCGCAATGTACTTTCCAAGTATGATTTCCGGCGTTTCGATGTCACTATTGTGGTTCTGGATCTTTAATCCTGAAGCAGGGATTTTCAACTACATTCTTTCATTGTTTGGAGTGAAGGGACCGGCATGGTTCTTAGATGAAAAGTTTGCAATGTGGGCCTTGATCATCATGACCTTCTGGGGTGTAGGTGGCGGGATGATTATCTTCTTGGCTGGCTTGCAGGGCGTTCCGGCAAGTTTGCTTGAGGCAGCTAGATTGGATGGAGCAAGTAAATGGAAGACATTCTGGAGCGTAACGTTCCCGATGATTTCTCCAGTATTTTTATTCCAATTGATTATGGCGGTCATTGAGTCGTTCCAGGTATTTACGCAAGCTTACGTTATGACACAGGGTGGTCCAAACTATTCAACACGATTCTATGTATTTAACGTTTACGTAAGCGCATTCAAGGATTTCCGGCTCGGGTATGCCTCTGCGATGGCTTGGTTACTGTTGGTTGCCATACTTATCGTAACAGTGATCATTATGAAATCATCGAATCGATTCGTCTACTATGAGGGGGGACGGGATTAA
- a CDS encoding carbohydrate ABC transporter permease, with protein MSNAVIEKNPHVTIDPAKIKGDSKRKMTIGEIIAFILLICITFTMIFPVIFMVSTALKTSKEMLQFPPTIIPNVFAWENFKTLFTNDEIKFGILYKNSIIVAVVSVIGTVFSSALVAYGFSRYRAKGKKIMFMLMISTMMLPYPAVMIPQFILFSNLGWMNTFLPLIVPTFLGSAYQIFLLRQFFMSLPNELYDSGKIDGCSEFRLFWKIAIPLSGPALATVAIFTFIWTWNDLLGPVLYLSSQEKFTLPVGLAAMMSSKFRIAPYNLLMCASIMTTLPIIAIFASAQKHFTEGIVLTGIK; from the coding sequence ATGAGTAACGCCGTGATTGAGAAAAATCCGCATGTCACCATTGACCCTGCAAAAATAAAAGGTGATTCCAAGCGAAAAATGACGATTGGCGAGATTATCGCATTTATTCTACTGATTTGCATTACCTTTACGATGATCTTTCCAGTGATATTCATGGTATCTACGGCACTTAAGACGTCGAAGGAAATGCTACAATTTCCACCTACGATTATTCCGAATGTATTCGCGTGGGAGAACTTTAAGACACTTTTCACGAACGATGAAATTAAATTCGGTATCCTTTATAAGAACAGTATCATTGTCGCAGTAGTTTCTGTTATCGGTACGGTCTTTTCATCCGCACTGGTGGCATATGGGTTCTCAAGATATCGGGCTAAAGGTAAGAAAATCATGTTCATGCTGATGATTTCTACTATGATGCTCCCATATCCAGCGGTTATGATACCGCAATTCATCCTCTTCTCTAACTTGGGCTGGATGAACACCTTCTTGCCTTTGATCGTACCGACTTTCCTGGGCTCAGCTTATCAAATCTTCCTGCTAAGACAATTCTTCATGTCATTGCCGAATGAATTGTATGATTCCGGTAAAATCGATGGCTGTAGCGAATTCCGTTTGTTCTGGAAAATAGCAATCCCGCTTTCGGGTCCTGCATTAGCTACCGTTGCTATCTTCACCTTTATCTGGACATGGAATGACTTGCTAGGACCTGTATTGTACTTAAGCTCTCAAGAAAAATTCACTCTACCTGTTGGTTTGGCCGCTATGATGTCATCCAAGTTCCGGATTGCTCCTTACAACTTGCTAATGTGTGCATCGATCATGACGACTTTGCCAATTATAGCGATCTTTGCTTCAGCGCAGAAACACTTTACTGAGGGAATTGTTCTTACCGGTATTAAGTAA
- a CDS encoding ABC transporter substrate-binding protein, translated as MKQAKKKLLLLPSLILVFVLILSACGGNSKGSSGDGDKGSGPVTITYYTIDSPDRTYVEKLIPDFESTHPNIKVKVEKAPYEQFDSKLQANVAAKNAPDLTSHFGYGGFAEYYNKGLLSDLTDIMKEDGFKASDYGIQDELMDIYKVDGKTYGIPFSNYVTIMLYNKDMFDKAGVPYPTSDYEDKTWTFDKMVEVADKLTVRDDDLEKSQYGVDFGWGEFDMRPAYLGVKVYSDDTWTNGGKPSETYFDSPEAIAAYEKFMGLIWDKKVSPPPAWSKSVSGQFGDPFLSGKIGMSIVGSWGLASQDQYNFKVGVAAVPYSGTDAPRSVLYVDPLFVLKDSKHPKEAYEFIKFLISKDVQEKSIELSGGTPPINDQAKDKYYNSFAGVDPKEIKNVYDGANKYGVESFNHLVANYSQINELFINEFAAAQNNTKPVPEVMQGIQKKLDKLLERVNK; from the coding sequence ATGAAACAAGCTAAGAAAAAGTTGCTCTTACTTCCAAGTCTGATTCTAGTATTCGTATTGATCTTGTCTGCTTGTGGTGGTAATAGTAAAGGAAGTTCCGGTGACGGGGATAAAGGTTCTGGTCCAGTAACTATTACGTACTATACGATCGACTCTCCGGATAGAACTTATGTAGAGAAACTAATCCCTGACTTTGAAAGCACGCATCCTAACATTAAAGTAAAGGTAGAGAAGGCCCCTTACGAACAATTCGACTCCAAACTTCAAGCGAACGTTGCAGCCAAGAATGCACCTGACCTTACATCTCACTTTGGCTATGGCGGTTTCGCAGAGTATTACAATAAAGGTTTGTTATCTGATTTGACAGATATTATGAAAGAAGATGGCTTTAAAGCATCTGATTATGGAATTCAAGATGAGTTGATGGACATCTATAAAGTTGATGGTAAAACTTATGGTATTCCTTTTAGTAACTACGTTACTATCATGCTATATAACAAAGATATGTTTGATAAAGCAGGCGTGCCATATCCAACTTCTGATTATGAAGATAAAACCTGGACGTTCGACAAGATGGTTGAAGTGGCGGATAAGCTAACTGTTCGTGATGATGATCTTGAAAAATCACAATATGGCGTTGATTTCGGTTGGGGCGAGTTCGATATGAGACCGGCGTATCTTGGAGTGAAAGTATATTCTGATGACACATGGACAAACGGCGGCAAACCAAGCGAAACGTATTTTGATTCTCCAGAAGCGATTGCAGCTTACGAGAAATTTATGGGCTTGATTTGGGATAAGAAAGTCTCCCCTCCTCCTGCTTGGTCTAAATCTGTATCAGGTCAATTCGGAGATCCGTTCTTGTCTGGCAAAATCGGAATGAGTATCGTAGGTTCATGGGGATTGGCTAGCCAAGATCAATACAATTTTAAAGTTGGTGTAGCAGCTGTTCCTTACAGCGGCACGGATGCTCCAAGAAGCGTACTATATGTTGACCCATTATTCGTATTGAAGGATTCCAAACATCCAAAAGAAGCTTATGAATTCATTAAATTCCTAATCTCCAAAGATGTTCAAGAGAAATCGATTGAATTGAGCGGTGGTACACCTCCAATTAACGATCAAGCTAAAGATAAATATTACAACAGCTTCGCAGGTGTTGATCCTAAAGAAATTAAGAATGTATATGATGGAGCAAACAAATACGGCGTTGAATCTTTCAACCATCTAGTAGCAAACTACTCGCAAATTAATGAATTGTTCATTAATGAGTTTGCGGCTGCTCAGAATAACACCAAACCTGTTCCAGAAGTTATGCAAGGAATTCAAAAGAAATTAGATAAACTGTTAGAACGTGTAAACAAATAA
- a CDS encoding LacI family DNA-binding transcriptional regulator, whose amino-acid sequence MKVSIFDVAKRSGLSVVTVSRVLNNSTSVREKNRLKVLEAMKELDYHPNAAARSLARGETRIIGLIVTTLKDSFLDEIVREITIAAAAQGYFVALSVSSDSQDKGHYLFQEDRVDGVLLLSPMREDEYVLELKKSQIPFVMLDNQHANSPATSVIVDNFKGGYEATKHLIDLGHKEIAHIGGPELFLSSRERERGFLTALEESGLKPFSIERGEFEISTGYTIARSWIEAGNMPTALFAGDDYIALGAMNAFTNEGIRVPGDISIIGFDDQMIASQIRPMLTTMRQPADQIGRTGVELLLKNISGVAKRNVTVQLSPELVVRESTSPRL is encoded by the coding sequence GTGAAAGTGAGCATTTTTGATGTAGCCAAGAGATCGGGTTTGTCGGTTGTTACTGTTTCTCGCGTCTTGAATAATTCGACCAGTGTACGAGAAAAGAATCGGTTAAAAGTTTTGGAGGCTATGAAAGAGCTGGATTATCACCCGAATGCAGCCGCTCGCAGTTTGGCGAGAGGGGAGACAAGAATTATCGGGTTGATTGTCACGACGCTCAAAGACTCCTTTTTAGATGAGATTGTGAGAGAGATCACGATCGCAGCTGCTGCCCAAGGGTATTTTGTTGCGTTATCTGTTTCCTCTGACTCACAAGATAAAGGACATTATTTATTTCAGGAAGACCGTGTAGACGGCGTGCTCTTATTGTCACCTATGCGCGAAGATGAATACGTTCTTGAATTAAAGAAGAGTCAAATTCCGTTTGTTATGCTTGACAATCAGCATGCGAATTCGCCCGCAACCTCAGTTATTGTTGATAATTTTAAAGGCGGATATGAAGCAACGAAGCACCTTATCGATCTTGGACATAAAGAGATAGCGCACATTGGCGGTCCAGAGTTGTTTTTAAGTAGTCGTGAAAGAGAACGAGGATTTCTTACAGCATTAGAGGAATCAGGATTAAAACCCTTCAGCATAGAACGGGGGGAGTTTGAAATATCGACGGGTTACACCATTGCCCGTAGCTGGATTGAAGCTGGAAACATGCCGACAGCATTATTTGCAGGTGATGATTACATTGCACTCGGTGCGATGAATGCTTTTACTAATGAAGGAATTAGAGTCCCAGGGGATATCTCAATCATCGGGTTTGACGATCAGATGATCGCTTCGCAAATTCGTCCGATGCTAACAACGATGCGACAACCTGCGGATCAAATCGGGAGGACAGGAGTTGAATTGTTGCTTAAGAACATTAGCGGAGTAGCCAAGAGGAATGTGACCGTTCAATTGAGCCCTGAGCTTGTTGTTCGGGAATCCACCTCGCCTAGACTCTAA
- a CDS encoding N-acetylglucosamine kinase, with protein MKYYLGVDGGGSKTYALIADEHGKIIGKGQSGNGNHQTDYEEAKHSIRESVEMALRGAGLSRDEITFAYFGLAGADREVDYEILRPMLAELGLPKYDLNCDTVIALRAGTDRPYGVVLICGTGTNSAGISPRDDFYQCGGFSYMLGDFGGGGSLCIEVFRAVIRAWDGREQPTLLTELLLQHLGYDSVLAMFNDYLDHDKTPPLSTTKLLFQAAAQGDEVATTILRVQGEELGKSAQAVIKRLGMENDKFDVVLAGSIITRGEARFIHPYIEQAVKACAPHASLVKLQVEPVVGALWLAFEAEGNSLPQEVYERLRTVSDYNLV; from the coding sequence TTGAAATATTATTTGGGTGTAGACGGTGGCGGTAGCAAGACGTACGCACTTATCGCAGATGAACATGGAAAGATTATTGGTAAAGGACAAAGTGGAAACGGCAATCATCAAACCGATTATGAGGAAGCAAAGCATAGTATCCGGGAATCCGTGGAGATGGCACTCCGTGGGGCGGGCCTTAGTCGGGACGAGATTACATTTGCTTACTTTGGTTTAGCTGGTGCCGATAGAGAAGTAGATTATGAGATATTGAGACCGATGCTCGCAGAGCTTGGATTGCCGAAATATGATCTGAACTGTGATACTGTGATCGCGCTTCGGGCGGGAACAGATCGTCCCTATGGCGTCGTGCTGATCTGCGGAACAGGAACGAACAGTGCAGGAATTAGTCCGCGTGATGACTTTTATCAGTGTGGTGGTTTTTCCTATATGCTTGGAGACTTCGGCGGCGGTGGATCGTTATGCATTGAGGTTTTCCGTGCTGTTATTCGGGCGTGGGATGGACGGGAGCAGCCGACACTGTTAACGGAATTGCTTCTGCAGCATCTAGGTTATGACAGTGTATTAGCGATGTTTAATGATTATTTGGATCATGACAAGACACCACCCCTTAGCACAACGAAACTGTTGTTCCAAGCTGCGGCTCAAGGGGATGAAGTAGCTACAACTATTTTGCGAGTACAAGGGGAGGAACTAGGGAAGTCGGCACAGGCTGTGATCAAACGTTTAGGGATGGAAAATGATAAGTTCGATGTTGTACTTGCGGGTAGCATTATTACTCGAGGTGAAGCACGCTTTATCCATCCCTATATCGAGCAGGCAGTTAAGGCGTGTGCACCTCACGCATCTCTAGTGAAGCTTCAAGTGGAACCTGTTGTTGGAGCGTTGTGGTTGGCTTTCGAAGCTGAGGGGAATAGTCTTCCCCAGGAAGTATATGAGCGGCTTCGTACCGTATCGGATTACAATCTAGTGTAA
- a CDS encoding 6-phospho-beta-glucosidase, protein MEKREGLKIAVIGGGSSYTPEIVEGFIQRYEQLPVRELWLVDIEQGRHKLEIVGELAKRMVAKSGLPIQVFLTLDRREAIAGADFITTQMRVGLLEARKWDEHIPNQHGVIGQETTGPGGMMKALRTIPVLLDICKDIEELSPDAWLLNFTNPAGMVTEAINRHSNVKSIGLCNAPIGLQKRLSEQYNTPIDNIYTEFVGLNHLHWVTRIEVDGEDKLQEMLDNREDYSAKNVPPSEWDPEFLSGLGGYPSYYLKYFYMTDVMLEEQVESLNANGTRADVVKRVEDELFELYKDLNLQDKPKQLEQRGGAYYSEAAVNLMDSLYNDKRDVQTLNVSNGNILDFLPADASIEVNCLVTSKGPIPVSVTRVPEQTKGLIHAVKTYERLTIEAAVTGDRSIALQAMASHPLVPSVKVAKILLDEMLECNKQYLPAFFK, encoded by the coding sequence ATGGAAAAACGCGAAGGTTTGAAAATAGCAGTTATTGGTGGGGGCTCTTCATATACACCGGAAATTGTAGAAGGTTTTATTCAAAGATATGAGCAGTTACCAGTTCGAGAACTGTGGTTAGTTGATATCGAGCAAGGTAGACATAAACTTGAAATTGTTGGGGAATTAGCTAAACGAATGGTGGCCAAATCAGGGCTCCCCATTCAAGTATTCTTAACCCTAGATCGCCGCGAAGCGATTGCAGGAGCTGATTTTATTACAACTCAAATGAGAGTTGGGTTACTGGAGGCGCGGAAGTGGGATGAGCATATCCCGAATCAGCATGGGGTAATCGGTCAAGAAACAACTGGTCCTGGGGGAATGATGAAGGCTCTTCGGACAATCCCAGTCTTATTAGACATATGTAAAGATATCGAAGAGTTAAGTCCAGACGCATGGCTGTTGAATTTTACAAATCCGGCGGGGATGGTCACAGAGGCGATCAATCGGCATTCTAACGTGAAAAGTATTGGACTTTGTAATGCACCAATTGGTTTGCAGAAGAGATTAAGTGAACAATACAACACGCCGATCGATAACATTTATACGGAGTTTGTAGGACTGAATCACTTGCACTGGGTAACTCGTATCGAGGTTGATGGCGAGGATAAACTTCAGGAAATGCTAGATAACCGTGAGGACTATTCCGCAAAGAATGTTCCGCCATCTGAATGGGATCCTGAATTCCTGAGTGGATTAGGCGGATATCCTTCGTATTATTTGAAGTATTTCTACATGACCGACGTTATGCTTGAGGAACAAGTAGAGTCATTGAACGCGAACGGAACTCGTGCCGATGTTGTGAAGAGAGTCGAAGATGAATTGTTTGAACTGTACAAGGATCTGAACCTGCAAGATAAACCGAAGCAATTGGAACAACGTGGGGGTGCGTATTATTCCGAAGCAGCGGTAAATCTAATGGATTCGCTATATAACGATAAGCGCGATGTTCAGACTTTGAACGTATCCAACGGGAACATTCTTGATTTCCTTCCGGCAGATGCCAGTATTGAGGTGAACTGTCTCGTTACGAGTAAAGGCCCAATTCCAGTGTCGGTAACACGAGTTCCTGAACAAACGAAAGGGCTCATCCATGCGGTCAAAACCTATGAGAGACTAACTATTGAAGCTGCAGTAACTGGTGATAGATCTATCGCGTTGCAAGCGATGGCAAGCCATCCGTTAGTTCCATCGGTCAAAGTAGCCAAGATATTGCTGGACGAGATGCTGGAATGTAACAAGCAATACTTACCTGCATTTTTTAAATAA
- a CDS encoding NAD(P)H-dependent oxidoreductase: MSTTNEGAAADTEATTGASVDAETSASVVPDSHIRKYEPKGFTDSNKKKALFVVGDPRKYSVNYDLAYTAMKHFEDKGVEVEVRDLYDLKFNPVIMPEDFYYAKDGTGEPTPDVATEQNYVKQATYIIFVYPNWHDTPNAIVKGYMERVFAKKFAYQNTADGLEGLLKDKSIFTIMNCGFLGGGRGFSGDGVGINDKLWDQYMAAFKVLDDDTAGFWGVENKGRFVNDRSPANNSETYKEDIDKLRTDLTNYLDKVFFK; this comes from the coding sequence GTGTCTACGACCAATGAAGGGGCAGCCGCTGATACGGAAGCAACAACGGGAGCATCCGTAGATGCAGAAACATCCGCCTCAGTTGTACCGGATTCACACATACGGAAGTATGAACCTAAGGGCTTTACTGATTCTAATAAGAAGAAGGCGCTATTCGTAGTCGGTGATCCACGTAAGTACAGTGTAAACTATGATTTAGCCTATACAGCAATGAAACATTTCGAAGATAAAGGCGTAGAGGTAGAAGTCCGCGATCTGTATGATTTGAAATTTAACCCAGTCATCATGCCAGAGGATTTCTATTATGCAAAAGACGGAACTGGGGAACCGACACCGGACGTAGCAACTGAACAAAATTATGTAAAACAAGCAACGTATATTATCTTTGTCTATCCAAACTGGCATGACACGCCAAACGCGATCGTGAAAGGATATATGGAGCGCGTATTTGCTAAGAAGTTCGCTTATCAGAACACAGCTGATGGACTAGAAGGATTGTTGAAAGACAAATCAATCTTTACTATTATGAACTGTGGCTTCCTTGGCGGCGGTCGGGGCTTCAGCGGAGATGGAGTCGGCATCAACGATAAGCTATGGGATCAATACATGGCCGCGTTCAAAGTGTTAGACGATGATACCGCAGGATTCTGGGGCGTAGAGAACAAAGGACGCTTCGTCAATGACCGTAGCCCTGCCAACAACTCAGAAACATATAAAGAAGACATCGATAAGCTTCGCACGGATCTAACTAATTACTTGGATAAAGTGTTCTTTAAATAA
- a CDS encoding fibronectin type III domain-containing protein, translated as MRRALIRRVRGFKRTLPLVIVIAVFLGMLPSMAFAADRGAWAPNVSYALNDTVTYGGNTYKDIQPHTSLLGWEPPNVPALWVLVQGGGGNDILPPSAPTNLHATGTTTSSVSLAWDASTDNVGVTGYDVYQGTTLLGTVSGSTLNYTNSGLSANTTYTYKVTAKDAAGNISGYSNQISVTTDPISGGDLLPPTVPTNVTVSSTTSSSISLSWTASTDNVAVTGYNVYQGSTLALTVTGTTATITGLAASTTYSFTVVAKDAAGNVSAASTAVSGTTTGGGGNLPKHVLTGYWHNFINNSSNIKVSDIPSQYDIIVLSFADMDLTKPGGVTFNVDSKLSTALGGYSNADLISDIQAKRAQGKKVILSIGGAEGNINLGSATPNVSNFVTSMTGLINQFGLDGIDIDLESGMNVANLTSAVRQIQQQFGPNFILTMAPQTIDMQSSNTSYIQLYNNLKDITTVVNVQYYNSGCMLGRDGQCYSQGTINFLTALSDLTLQWIEPSQFGIGVPAVPSAAGGGYVAPSVVNDALKCLATGSNCGTYKPVAKYPDIRGAMTWSINWDKTSNYNLANTIKAFLTTMP; from the coding sequence ATGAGAAGAGCTTTAATTAGAAGAGTTAGAGGGTTCAAAAGGACACTTCCGCTTGTGATTGTTATTGCTGTTTTCTTAGGTATGCTACCATCTATGGCTTTTGCAGCGGATCGAGGTGCCTGGGCACCAAATGTATCATATGCTTTAAATGATACGGTTACGTATGGTGGGAATACGTATAAAGATATTCAGCCTCACACCTCTCTTCTTGGCTGGGAGCCGCCGAATGTACCTGCGCTCTGGGTGCTAGTCCAAGGGGGAGGGGGTAATGATATCTTGCCACCTTCCGCGCCTACTAATTTGCATGCAACGGGTACTACAACATCTAGCGTGAGCTTGGCTTGGGATGCATCGACCGATAATGTCGGAGTTACAGGTTACGATGTGTATCAAGGAACGACCCTGCTAGGGACTGTCTCAGGAAGCACACTCAACTATACAAATTCAGGGCTTAGTGCTAACACGACCTATACGTATAAGGTTACTGCCAAGGATGCTGCAGGTAACATATCCGGCTATAGCAATCAAATTAGCGTAACCACAGACCCTATTTCGGGAGGTGATTTACTACCTCCAACGGTTCCTACTAATGTTACTGTAAGCTCAACGACTTCTTCCAGTATTTCATTATCTTGGACCGCGTCAACGGATAATGTTGCAGTCACCGGATATAACGTCTATCAAGGCTCGACGTTAGCACTTACGGTAACGGGTACAACAGCTACCATCACGGGGCTTGCAGCTAGTACAACTTACTCCTTTACGGTTGTAGCCAAGGATGCTGCCGGCAATGTTTCCGCTGCAAGTACAGCTGTCAGTGGAACAACTACGGGCGGTGGCGGGAACTTACCGAAGCACGTTCTTACTGGATACTGGCATAACTTCATTAATAACTCGTCTAACATAAAAGTAAGCGACATCCCAAGCCAATACGATATTATTGTCCTGTCCTTTGCTGATATGGATCTAACGAAACCAGGTGGCGTTACCTTTAATGTTGATTCTAAATTATCTACTGCGCTTGGCGGATATAGTAATGCTGATTTGATTAGTGATATCCAGGCGAAGCGAGCGCAAGGCAAGAAAGTTATTCTTTCCATCGGGGGGGCTGAAGGTAATATTAACCTGGGCAGCGCAACTCCGAATGTATCCAATTTTGTTACCAGTATGACAGGTCTCATTAATCAGTTTGGATTAGATGGTATTGATATCGATCTGGAGAGCGGCATGAATGTAGCGAATTTAACATCAGCGGTTCGTCAGATACAGCAACAATTTGGCCCGAACTTCATCCTGACTATGGCTCCTCAAACGATTGACATGCAAAGTTCAAATACCTCTTATATTCAGCTGTATAATAATTTGAAGGACATCACAACGGTTGTGAATGTTCAGTACTACAACTCAGGCTGTATGTTAGGTCGTGACGGACAATGTTATTCCCAAGGCACGATTAATTTCCTCACGGCTCTTTCCGATTTGACGCTGCAATGGATTGAACCTTCTCAATTTGGAATCGGTGTTCCCGCCGTTCCTTCTGCAGCCGGCGGAGGTTATGTTGCACCTAGTGTTGTAAATGATGCATTGAAGTGCTTGGCAACGGGTAGTAACTGTGGAACATATAAACCTGTTGCGAAATACCCGGATATTCGCGGTGCTATGACATGGTCTATTAACTGGGATAAGACAAGCAATTATAATCTGGCTAATACGATAAAAGCATTCTTAACAACGATGCCTTAA
- a CDS encoding SDR family NAD(P)-dependent oxidoreductase, whose product MNRVQGKVALVTGGASGIGLSAATLLAKEGAKVVIADFNTDAAKEAAAHITSQGGEAVGLFLDASKEDSIKAAVDFTVAQYGTVTVLFNNVGLTNLQKDLDVVNIDLDEWDRLMNVNTKSVLVGSRYAIPHMIKAGGGSIINTASMSAFAGDTLRSAYGASKAAVVNLTRYIAAQYGKDKIRCNGVAPGLILTPAAKRNMPQEVLDIFMKFNALPYHGEADDIGNTVLFLASDESKFITGQTIQVEGGHYIANPSIADFSQYMAQAQAGSK is encoded by the coding sequence ATGAATCGAGTACAAGGTAAAGTCGCTTTAGTAACAGGAGGAGCCTCCGGTATAGGATTGTCAGCTGCTACTTTATTGGCCAAAGAAGGCGCTAAGGTTGTCATTGCGGACTTTAATACGGATGCTGCAAAAGAAGCGGCAGCGCACATTACAAGCCAAGGCGGGGAAGCGGTTGGCTTATTCTTGGATGCATCGAAAGAGGATTCGATCAAGGCAGCGGTAGATTTTACAGTTGCGCAATACGGTACGGTTACGGTTTTATTTAACAATGTAGGCTTAACCAATTTGCAAAAAGACCTTGATGTAGTAAATATAGATTTGGACGAATGGGATCGTCTGATGAATGTAAATACCAAGAGTGTCCTAGTAGGTAGCCGTTATGCAATACCACATATGATTAAAGCCGGCGGAGGATCTATTATTAATACGGCATCGATGTCGGCGTTTGCAGGAGATACCCTACGTTCTGCTTACGGCGCTTCCAAAGCAGCGGTTGTGAATCTTACTAGATATATTGCTGCTCAGTACGGTAAGGATAAGATTCGTTGCAATGGTGTTGCCCCCGGCCTGATCTTAACTCCAGCAGCTAAGCGAAATATGCCGCAGGAGGTATTGGATATATTCATGAAATTCAATGCTTTACCTTATCATGGTGAAGCCGATGATATCGGAAACACGGTCCTATTCCTGGCTTCTGATGAATCCAAATTCATCACAGGACAAACCATCCAGGTTGAAGGCGGCCATTATATAGCTAACCCAAGTATCGCTGATTTCAGTCAATATATGGCGCAAGCTCAGGCAGGATCTAAATAA